In Bacillus sp. KH172YL63, one genomic interval encodes:
- a CDS encoding helix-turn-helix domain-containing protein — protein MSSIEVFDEKKFGEKLKELRQNKGLKIRELEALSSVSNAYLSQLENGKRGKPSPEIIKKLAPHLGVTYTELMRMAGYITEDINDEALELLKLEDIEEVFNYTFEQFFNGISNDGEVLKEFRESFISQVNQLDTNISEFFSEENMKKRSFWEELFNNLTFQEKLEFLLLLKKDVNINSIYQIQNETLYKAEFKENYYTKNDIEKTDKSVRVPILGYIAAGQPIFADEHIIDYEEVPGEFNKDHFMLIVKGDSMRGSRIYPGDKVLVKMQPEVENGEIAVINVNGEDATLKKVKKYEDGSVWLVSTNEKYAPIPFQKTSRIIGKVVKVIFEP, from the coding sequence GTGAGTAGTATAGAAGTATTTGATGAGAAGAAGTTTGGAGAAAAGTTAAAAGAATTGAGACAGAACAAAGGATTGAAGATTAGAGAACTGGAGGCTCTATCTAGTGTATCCAATGCATATTTATCTCAATTAGAAAACGGCAAACGAGGTAAACCATCTCCAGAAATTATTAAGAAGTTAGCTCCGCATCTTGGTGTTACATATACAGAACTGATGAGAATGGCAGGTTATATTACAGAAGATATTAACGATGAAGCTTTAGAGTTATTAAAATTAGAGGATATAGAAGAAGTATTTAATTACACTTTTGAACAATTTTTTAATGGCATTTCAAATGATGGGGAAGTTTTAAAAGAATTTAGAGAATCTTTTATTAGTCAAGTTAATCAACTGGATACAAACATAAGTGAATTTTTTAGTGAAGAGAATATGAAAAAAAGAAGTTTTTGGGAAGAGTTATTTAATAACTTAACTTTTCAAGAAAAATTAGAGTTTCTTTTACTACTTAAGAAAGATGTAAATATCAATTCAATTTATCAAATTCAAAATGAGACTTTGTATAAAGCAGAATTCAAAGAAAATTACTATACAAAAAACGATATTGAGAAGACAGATAAAAGTGTTCGGGTGCCTATCTTAGGTTATATTGCAGCTGGTCAACCTATATTTGCAGATGAACATATTATAGATTATGAAGAGGTACCAGGAGAATTTAATAAAGATCATTTTATGTTAATTGTCAAAGGTGACTCAATGAGAGGGAGCCGGATTTATCCTGGGGATAAGGTATTAGTAAAGATGCAACCTGAAGTGGAAAACGGAGAAATAGCTGTAATTAATGTGAATGGCGAAGATGCCACACTCAAAAAAGTAAAGAAATATGAGGATGGGTCAGTATGGCTTGTTTCTACAAACGAAAAATATGCACCTATCCCTTTCCAAAAAACATCAAGAATTATAGGTAAAGTGGTAAAAGTTATTTTTGAGCCTTAG
- a CDS encoding helix-turn-helix domain-containing protein, whose product MFCKVVIRLYTVGRCKIRDWRLQFDMTQSDLANKSGVDRSNISKYEQEVSRPDLKNLKNIAAVFGCYMEDLYEWKKDH is encoded by the coding sequence ATGTTTTGTAAGGTGGTGATAAGGTTGTATACGGTCGGTCGGTGTAAAATCCGCGACTGGCGACTGCAGTTCGATATGACCCAAAGTGACTTAGCAAACAAATCAGGTGTAGATCGGTCCAATATTTCTAAATATGAGCAAGAAGTTAGTAGACCTGATTTAAAGAATCTTAAAAATATTGCTGCTGTTTTTGGGTGCTACATGGAAGATCTGTATGAGTGGAAAAAAGACCACTAA
- a CDS encoding helix-turn-helix transcriptional regulator — MKVKLKDPHELRKLILQNGHSQRSFAEHIKISNPYLSQIVNEERFCSGKIAKQISDGLGVNFADIFFIEDACNCNQTDGSVGNSITY; from the coding sequence TTGAAAGTTAAATTGAAAGATCCACACGAGTTAAGGAAATTGATTTTGCAGAACGGCCATTCACAAAGATCTTTCGCTGAACACATTAAGATTTCTAATCCTTACTTAAGCCAGATTGTAAATGAAGAAAGGTTCTGTAGTGGGAAGATTGCTAAACAAATATCAGATGGATTAGGAGTAAATTTTGCAGATATTTTTTTTATCGAAGATGCTTGCAATTGTAATCAAACTGATGGATCAGTTGGGAACTCGATAACTTATTAA